Part of the Ornithodoros turicata isolate Travis chromosome 6, ASM3712646v1, whole genome shotgun sequence genome, TCAGCAAGTTTTCTCTCGAATCTGCGACTTGATTGCTTGGCAGGACAGAAACGGGAAGCGAATGACAGTGACATCGTAGCAAGAAACGTGCTGGCTATAAAATTCAGTTATAAATTGTTAGCTGCAAATTTACCATATTATCCAGTGTATAACGTGCACGGTGCGGAGACCCAAAATTAGCGGAAATTGTGCGGAAAAAGTTCGATGCATAACGCGCACCCAAGGATAACATACACACCACTGTCCCGAAGTGCTCCAACGCCGTACTATTGGGCGCGGGAACGAAGCTCTGCATCTCCCTTAATGTACGCAGTAACCGGTACTTGTACGTTAAGTACAAGTTGTTTATTGTGTCTTGGGCACAATCGAATGTGTCTATGACCCAAGGCTGGTTCGCGCATGCTATGTCGCCCTCAGTTGAGAACAGTGGCGCTGCAGAGAAAGGTTGCTCTCCATCCAGGAACTGGGCCTTGCGCGTGGTTCTATTGAGCATGCAGGTTGCCTGGGATGCTcatgggggaaaaaaaaaacctctgaTGTGTAACATGCAGTGCCCttttgcaacatttttttttttaaatgtataaTGCGTGCGTTATCCActggaaaatacggtaattggAATATTTTGCACCGTGATCGCAAGAGAGCACATGGCAGCGCTTGTTGCTGAGCTTTGCTTTGGATCTGGACTGTTGATATAAACAAAAATAGTGTGAAACTCTGGTGATACTGTTTTGAAGAGGCTTGTCAAAAGTGTGCTATAAAATGATTTTTATCTTGCACTTTCTTCCTGAACTAATGGCTTCTAGACCAAATAAGCACCCAGCTAGTGATGCCGCTGAGCTGTGGTTTTTTCTGCCTCTGGCAACTGAccagattgattgattgattgatttcaaACATAGAATGCCTGTGGCTACAAGCGGCTGTTTTATGTGTCTCATGGGAGCTTGCCTTCATGCCTTCAAGAGTAGCAAGCCACAGCTATGGCTGACCCCTCTTACCTCAtaaaaagcaagcaagcaagctaTGCCTACCGAAAGCATTTCTAAGGTTGGCTTGACTCCTAATGACTACGTCATGTTGATTATGGATCGGACCTTGTTTAGTTCAAATGGTACTGCTTAAGCTATTGCTGCGATTCTCAAACAAGGAACTTCAGCTTCAGGGACCATCAGGCTTAATGCGAGTTTCTGTGCTGTCATTTTGTACCAGAAAACACCTTAAAGTTGTATTTTATGGGGTCATAGGTTCCGTTGAAGAGCTCAGTTTGAGTATAACTGTCGCGTGGGCATTATGTCTGTATCTGTATCCGCAAGTAAACCATCCTGTCAAAACATTTTACGTCCCCGTTTGCCGTCATCATGCATATAGAAGACGCTTGTGCAGTGAAAAACAGGAAACGGTTGTCTGATAACATTGCATAGGTGTATTGCTCAGGGGAGCTGCTATCTCGACTTGACCTGCTTTGGATTTCAGTGGACTTTAAAAAAGGCTAACCCTGTTAGGTGTTTACTTCTTGAGTCGTAGACATTGTTCCATCGTTATACTACAGCATTTGCCTGCATTACGCAGTTCTGAATAACCTCAAAAGCTGTAACGTCACAGCAAGCTATCTCTTCAGAGGCTATCACATACCGTATTGAAACATGAACCTTGTCGTCACCTGACACGTCATTGTCACACTGTCGTCACTGTTGTTGTAGAGCCAGacggctgttttttttttttcgcttcttGTAGATTGTGTGTTAGTTATTCACAAGAAATTGAGTCTTTCCTCCTCTCATTTTTATGTTTATATCTCCGTTTTACTTCAAACGAATGGTCCAGGGGGAGAAGCTACAATACATGAATTAGGATTGGCAACCATTGCCGAAATAAGACAGAAACATGCATGTAAAACTTGCTCATAATGACATGTATATAACAGTTTTGAAGAAAAGATGATGTGTTGATGCTTAGCAGTAGAAGCAAGAATGGCTGTGCCTTCTGTATGTGCATATCAAATTTTCTGGGTGAGTTGTTAAACGCCATTAAGCTTCGTTTGAAAGCCGCTCTGGAGATGGTTGTTTCACTGGATTCTTATCTAACCACATTAACACAGCTCTTTCAGAGCATAAGATAGCTGTATAACCTCAGGGTTAATGTACAATACAGAGAGGGAATATGGTTCCTTCTGGCACTTATGTGCACTTTTCTGAGGTGGGATGTATATTCCCTTCTGGAATTTAAAGGTCAAAAGAACTATGAAACTTTacacatacattttttttttttgctacccATAAAATTTCACCCAAAATTTTTGACCCGCTCTTCCAGTCAAGAAGCTTCTACACCAGAATTTTTTCCCGATTAAAGGGCACTGTTTTTTTAACCACGCGGAGTTGAAATTTCTTCCGGACCTCTCCACTACATTCCTCCTTCCTCAAGCTTCTTGATAACTACTATGTAAGGAGGCCCCAAGTGCCTCCTTACGTAGtagttatccccccccccccccccccccctccatttCTGCAAAAGTACCAAGCCTGATATGTCAACGATCGTCTAAAACTTCACCGGAAGTGGTATTTTGGGCCTGACTGGCAAGCAACGAATTTGGTTACCAGATATTGACTGTGGGGGGGATGTCTTTGCTTCAGTGCGCGACGGAGACACAGTAAAGCACTACCGGATCCGACAGCTGGACGAAGGGGGCTTCTTTATAGCACGCCGGACGACCTTCCGTACCCTGCAGGAGTTGGTGGACCACTACAGCAGCGATGCGGACGGTCTGTGCGTCAACCTGCGCAAGCCCTGCGTCCAGGTCAGTGGTTCCGTTCCTCACTCTTCTCCCCCCGAAACGTTCACTTAGGCTTTGAGACTTGAGGCGTCCAACTTGCTGGGACCaacgtttgtttctttttttctcctctcTCAACAGGGGACGCTCTATCGAGGGGTCTTGCAGGTAGTTTCTTTTCTTTGGCATGGGTTGACGCTCGCTCGCTCAGCCCGCGAGCAGGCATGCAAAGAAAATTAACCTGCCAACCTCGCCTCTGTTTCTTAGTTCTGCTTTGGATCGCACTCTCTCGGGTGAAACACCGCAGCGCACTCTAAAAGGAAAGCTTCGCCGTATAGCCCACTCCGCGCCAACCGTTGTGCCGAACGACATAGTTaacgcttctgatttgaggagagggaaagagagagcaGACGTAGATcagttgccacaaaaaggtgtacgttCTTCTCTCTCCTGAAATCGCTGCTCAGTGGTATACACCTTGTTGTGACAGCTTGGATATCTGtcagttgtcacaaaaagatgtGTGCGCCGCTCTGTCTTCACTCTTCAGATCACTGCTTAGTGGTGTACACCATTCtatggcaatttggatatatacagtcaaactcctttatagcgaacacctttttaacgaaaataccactacagcaaattttttttgcgggcccacaggagccctataggtccaataatggacatcctttttaacggaaatacctttactgcaatttttttttttttttcctgtcccctgagtttcattgtaaaggagtttgactgtactatgCAGGAACGGGTACGCCCCAGTCTCTCCTAAAATCTGAAGCTCCACCCATGCCATGCAACGGAGTGGTTGGCACTGAGCGTGTTAGGCGGCGAAGTTGTCTTTCTAGGGCGTAGTAGAAACGTTACTGCTTTGCGTACGAGACCATGCTGCTGTTTTGTGCCGACTCACACACTTGCAAACCCGAGAGAGCTTGATCTTGGCTGTGCTTTACCCATTAACAGTAAAGTGATAGTACGGTGGGGTGCCAGTCGATGCACTGGGATATAAATGAGAATCCTTCTAGATTTATTTTTCTACGATTCATATTCATTTTTCCCCTCGTGCAGCGGAACATGTAACTTCATGCATGTTTCCAGATGTCACGTCCAACAttctgcacatttttttttatcacctCCTCATTCCTCTTCGTATTCGAGCGCACTTGAGGGTACCAAACTGTCTTTAGACCTTTGTGACGGGCAGTTTAAACCAaggttggttaccgaaaatgGTAATGTTTCTGCTTCCGGTACCTACGAAATTCAatttttcgttaccgtttccagacaatttttgatagtgGTTTCCGTTTCCTCAGTGGatttttgtttcggtttctggtagaggtcacgaaaatatttttgtttacaTTTCTACTTTCATTTCCTGCAAAATGTGGGTAtttctcgtttccggtagccaaccACGCATAAACCTTGCAAACATAGCCTGTTACCTTTTCATTGTAAAAAATCTAACTCGTGTGTTCCCCGTTACATCTTGCGATTTTTTTCCACTCGGCTTTCTGCTTGATGTGTTTATGTTGACAACGTAAAGCCTCACAAATACATTGCTTTGGAAACGGCTGTCCATGTTTGAAGATTTCCTCACGTTTTTCTTTCGCTTTTCTCCCTAATATTCTGGAGCATTCTTTATCTTTAAGAATGGATACCGAATAAAACCGCAAATTTTAAAGGCGCGTCTGTAGCCTATTTCGTTTCATCAGCATGAGTGTGCACCGACGCCACGTTTGCCTAACACGCCACTTTGCACGAATTTGTGATGTACGGCATCTCTCACTGTTTTGCTGGCTGTAGTTGAAGGACGTAGAAAATGCTTTAAGATCTCTCTTGTTTTACTACTTCGTTCTACGCAGTTACGGAATTACTATCCAATTTACCTTGCTATGCTTCGATCCTTCAGCATCAGCCAGAGTCCCTACTCTTCAGCAACGTTGTCGACATCCGCTGACAACTTCTTTTGTGAACTGTAGGTGGAGAAGCCCATGACGAGCGGGCTGTCGCACAGCACAAGGGACCAGTGGGAAATCGAGCGATCGTCGCTGAAATTCGTACGGAAGTTGGGCCAAGGGCAGTTCGGTGAAGTGTGGGAAGGTCTGTGGAACAACACAACGCCTGTGGCCATCAAGACCCTCAAGCCAGGAACAATGGACCCGAAGGACTTCTTGGCAGAAGCGCAGATCATGAAGAAACTGAGGCATCCAAAGCTTGTGCAGCTTTATGCTGTGTGCACGCTGGAAGAGCCCATCTACATTATTACGGAGCTTATGAAGCATGGCTCCCTCTTGGAGTTCTTACAGGTCAGTGCCTCGTGAATTCCTTCCGACTTTTAGGTCAGCAAATTTGCTCATCGTGGTGATCATGGACGTCGTTCCTAATCGCCTCGTGGAGGATGATGCGATGTTGAACGATGGCCTATGATGCGCTATGGTGTTGAAGTTCAGTTACGTGTAGTGATGTTAATGGGTTGTGATCTGGATGTCAGTGATGGCCACtgactacttctacagtagtttaactataactactaactactttgcgatggagtagtttaactactagttcaactacttttcaggggaggtagttaaaactacttctttaactattgcaatgtagtttaactacatctataactacttaacgttgtacatcaacaccaatcccattctgtaGCGTTCttagacacctaaatatgaatcacaagcagcgataaaagtgaagatttagtacacgtgCACAGCGCAATTGCTCTACCTAGCTACTGTAATTAACTACTCGAaatggtagtttaactagtagttgcacactacatttctgcaagtagtttatgattactttttaactacaatcaggtagtttaactagtagttgcacactacatttctgcaagtagtttaTAACTACTTTtcaactacaatcaggtagtttaactacatggagtttactggccatcactgctggaTGTGATGGGCTGCGAGTACGACGTTGAATGAATTTCTAGAAAGAAATGTGTCGACCTATGCTGTGGGTACCCTCCTACGTAGTTGCCTCGTGTGTTCCACATTTCGTAAAAGAAATCCTACTCACGCGTGTGCACGTAACACGCAGGGCAAAGGGCGGTCGCTGCAGCTCCCGCAACTGGTGGACATGGCAGCGCAGATAGCGGCCGGCATGGCGTACCTGGAAGCCCAAAACTACATCCACCGGGACCTGGCGGCGCGCAACATCCTGGTGGGGGACGCCAACGTAGTGAAGATTGCGGACTTTGGCCTGGCCAGGCTCATCCGGGAGGACGAGTACGAGGCCCGCGTCGGGGCGCGCTTCCCCATCAAGTGGACGGCCCCCGAGGCGGCAAACTACTCAAAGTTCTCCATCAAATCGGATGTGTGGTCCTTTGGTATACTCCTCACAGAGCTAGTCACCTACGGCCGCATCCCCTATCCAGGTCTGTTGTTCTCTCCGTGCGCCTGTCGACTGTGGAGTCGGTCTGAGTGCGGCACGTCATGACTGGAGCCTCGAGTTTTGGGGtcttacccgattcttccccgaatttgcaccccgaattgaaggttgcctctttagggtgaaagcTGATTTTTTATCCCACAAATTGCCCTcgctgggatgtctgtaggaacgcactaacttacttgtttggcagaaaaatgcagttacatcaccgtttggaCCAAACCACTAcggttagtttgagtaactgggcccaatttttccccgaatttagcgcactggaagttttttttcacccgaatttgcgtgAATTTAGTGCGCGCGTTTACTTACCCGATTTTtaaccccccgaatttagcaaAAAAATTTTTCCCGAAaccttcaggctctagttatgactagggcctgactttttcgggttttatttttggccaaattcggggggtaaatatcgggtgatatttttcattcgaaaattcgggttaaatcccgttacggcatattctgtcgtcaagaattcgggtgtattcgggtgatttttttttttgtttaataaaaatttgtcttaacatggaactaatgtttagcaatgttatcaaactttattttaatgcacgcttacgagtgtgccacgcgacccggatgttttcgggtagattcgggttaaacccgaattttacagatttcgttcgggggggtaaatatcgggcggatacgggtttaaccctaaaaagtcaggccctagtcaCGACCTTTATTCCTTGCTGACACACCCACGTTTTTGCCCAGGTATGACGAACGCAGAGGTATTGCATCAGGTAGAACACGGCTACAGAATGCCATGCCCACCCGGCTGCCCACCCGCCCTATACGAGATCATGCTTGAAACATGGCACAAGGACCCCATGAAGCGTCCCACCTTCGAGACCCTGCAGTGGAAGCTCGAGGACTTCTTCACCATGGAAGGTTCCGAGTATAAGGAGGCCTCGGTTGCCTACTGAGAGGGTTCGACATAACGCTGCCCCATGGAGTCCTCTTCAGCGTAGAGGCCTTTATGTGAGATATAACTACTTGTGAGAATGCTTAATGTTGAACGAGCATCGTGCGAGGCCATCAGGAGACTGCGGAGGCGAGATCATGCGTGGGGTTCGCCTGAAATCCAAGTTATCCTGTGCAGTAGTTTTGAGGAAGTGTTCGGAGTGAAGAGAGAGATCTCATATGATTAGATCTCCTGTGTGGATACCTCATCTAAGATTATCTTGAGACTGGAACGTTGGTGCGGCATTTCCGCGGAACAGAAGCGATTTTTGCTGCTGGCTGACAGTTGGACTTGTGTGCCCCGAAGAATGGCTGCTCCTTTGCAAGTTTTTACGTGTCCCCGTTGAACAGTTCACCAGCTGTCTCATCCTGCTAACGCTTTCGGAGCCACTACCAcgcatttttttaattttattttttacttcaGTTGTGTTGAGTGTTTTACGTGGGTCATCGACCGCAGCTGGTATTCTACTTTAAATCTACCTTCTTTGGCAGTGAGCATGATGGCTGTACATTTGTGCTGACATGTTGTTAGGCTGTACCCTCTCCCCACACACTACGCAGAGTTCGTGGGAGGAGGAAATTTGAAGGACGTACCTGGCAGGACGTACTGCCTTAATTCTAGCGTTTTGTCTTACTCAAAAGGGGAGAAACGTGTGTCGTCGGGACAGACTGATCTCGATGTATCGTTCTGCCTGCTGCTAAGGCGAAGGTGATGGACAACTGCGTTTTCGTTGCTTCTTGAACAAAACTtcttctccccccccctccctgttTTACTGTGAACAAAGTGTAAATGTCACGGCTCGCTTCCGCGAGGCTTCCTGCCGCGGTGAAGGATGGCATTCCACTTGAGTGAGACTGGTTGAAGATCAACATATCCCTGCTTGCCTTGAAGAATGGACAGTAGTCATTACTGTGGTGCATCACGTGTTGACTTGAGTGCAAGCCTGTTCCACCCTGTTTTTATGTACAGTGAAGTGTGTACACCATGTTTTTTGCAGCGGGACAATGCACGAAAGTCCCCTAACCTTTGTACCTTAGCAACGTGCGGGGCCGTCCCGGGGACGACTTCCGCCTGGTGACTGtgaagtgcccccccccccctctccagAAGTTCTTTCTAAAGATTGAGCAATGGCcagaaaaatttttttttttttaatttggtgTAGAAACCACATATGTGCTCTCCACACATAGCTGCACACACATGACTTGTAATTCTGTACGTTCCACGTAAATGTTCGACACTTGCAAcgctttacaaaaaaaaaagatctgaCTGAAAAAATTATATGGCCACAAGTTAATTACAAAAGTTATACTCTAAATTCTGCGACGAAAATTATATACGTTAATTACCCAACCTGACAAGCTTCCGGGATCTGTGCTGTCCCAAGTCCCCCTCTGGGGAGGGCGGCTGCCCCACTTGCACCCCCTCGGAACGGCTCTGGCAATGTGACTGCTGTAAGTAGCTCTTGCTGAAGTTGAAGCCTGTAGTTCATGATTTCGTTTTCATCTTCGTTGTCTTCAAACAGATCATGAGGAAAGGACTTTTACTTGCCCAAAAGAGTAGTGATCAAAAAGGTTTTTACGTAGCTGATGTCTCTTAACCGTTTAGTCGAAGCCAACTCTTAATCTACATCTTTATTTGTTCGTTTCATGTGAATCTACACTCAAtcattgttgttattattattattattaattttacGAGTACTCGGAGATGTGATTCCTACTAACGCTATTTTCATACTAACGTTCCCATCACATTCATGTACAAATTATGTGCTACGTCTGTGTCTGTCACACAACGCCCTTTGCGGTTTCTTTTACTGTGACACATCATTTCACAGGCTTGCATTCCAGTCCGCAATCACGAGGACTCTCACGCATGCACGCAACATGCAGAAACTAGGTCATAACAAACATAAATAATTTTTATTTGTAATTGCACGACTGCCCATTTTAGTTGAACCTGTGCAAAACTGAACACGGTACGGAACGTGTTATCATGGACCAGGCTTTTGAGCAGAGAGCGAGTACTCTTACCTTGTACGTCGTTCTCTGTTTGCTATCATGTACATAGGCAATACAATAAAAATTATCGTAAACCTAACGACGTAGGCTCAACGTATGTCTGCAACTGGCGGcggaaacgctgctgcacaaaGTCGTACAAGTCGTACTCGTGGCTGAGGTTCTTCCGCAGCATTTCTCTCACGGACGTTGGGACGGGCCTCTTTATCGGGTTCTTGTTACGGTTCTGGTGGAGCCCTGGTGAGGACAGCACAGCAACATACTTTAGTGGGACACTTAGATTAACGCAGGTTTCTGGTGCATATACACACTACTTACTTTGCTCGCGGAAGACGTGCCGAGCTCCGCGGAAAAACTGCGGCAGCCTTTCTTCGAGTAGTGCTAGAGAGGAGTTGAGTTCTTCGAGAACTCCTACGACGGTGTAATGTTGATCGATGTTTTCTTTAGCTTTCTGGAGTGCCCATGTATTTTGTATCAGCCTGCAAGCAACAAAAATTGTGTTTGTGAGATAACCATAAACCACCataaattttttttattactgttTACAGCGTAATCTGCTTGATGTAGTGATGAAAAAAAGTTGGGGTGAAATATTATGGTCGTTGCACGGAGTTACGGTTGTAATTCTGCTGTCACATCGACATTTCAGTGGTCAGCGACACGAATGACGattgcgctcttctttgcgacaatcaagcaggcggggctaaagcggaatttttactaattttttcgactatttctgttgtgaTACTGTGCAtggtttttgttgggtctgtggttatccatggaggacttcatgtttctgtcaaaaaaaagtgaggttcgcttggcaattttcaaagttaaaGTGAGAAACAGAAGTTTCCCTTTCATTAAAAATTCAAAAATTaacaaaattttaaaaaaattaatgaaaaaCTATccaaagtcccacaatcctccggcgagtacgtcgccagttagaatttttatcactttagctgaaacaccctgtatatacagggtgtttcaattaaatccccgggctaaataattcccGAACtcgtgcaccaatcgaataaatttctttttttttaagtatctgtccgataccacctacaagctgcgcaccgtgtggaTGAgtgtgggaggcgctcattaaataaaaaattcaaattcgtttcttgaaaaaaacatcacttctaaagcagggcattaaaatgggtactaccccttttgggactttCACCTGGACACCTAGAAAAAAATCAgtcaccgaagcgggtcatttgttgcagtaattaattggtttcggtgtacatatttttgtcgtggctggtcgcggtgaagcacacaaggacgctctttcactcccttatccacaaATTAATTATgcccttacaccaatgaattatacGTCCTTTTTGGAAGGGGGGAGCGAACCCTAAGCTAACCCAGAGGAGCCATTGATGTGCTTATTATAGAAACGACTCGTCCATGCAATCCGATGAAAAATGGGGTGGCTGGCGACCCTCAGAGCGAAAACTcaggggggcgaccgccccctcTGCCTTCACCTTCCGACGCCCCTACGTGTGGCACGctatgctgctgctgctgctgctaagACAAAGTGCTCGCTGTGCATGACGGTAGCAGATCGGGCAACGACACCGTTCAGCGAAAACTGGATACAGCGTTTCATTTCCACGGAGACATCGCTATAACCGAATGTGCTCACGTGCAATGCGGGTCCTGACCGCAGAAAAATGGTACAGTGAGCGCCCAATGGTTCTCCTGGCCTTCAAGGAAACTGCATTCTGCGTGCCCTTGTACGATGCAGTCTTCGAGGCtctgcaataataataataataagaagaagaagaaatgtttATGCGATGTCTTATGCACCACCCGTTTAAAAGAGGTCCAAGCTTTGCCGCAGCTTGCATATAACGAATCGGGAAGGCGCGTCTTTGTGTTCGTGCGCAGTTATTTGCCTCAAATAAGTCAGAATGAGAATCACCTTTTGCCGCCATGCGACACTGAGGTTTCCGCGGCCTACGGAGTGTCTGTAGTAGAATGAAGAAGCAATCCGTTCCGTTGGTTCTCGAAGTACGTTGATGTACGATGGAGGTGACAAACCAAAACTAAATAGTTTTAATCAAGATCAATTATTGTTAGAAAGttcgaaaaagagaaaaaaatgcaagagagagagagaaaaaaaagatatcTAAAAGAGAGGAAGCGAGAAATCTAAATGGGAGAAAAGAGAGAAATGATTGGGCCATGGTGGATTTGCTTTATCAGAGCTGATAATGCAAATCCACCATATGGCTCAATCATAGATGACGAAACTTTTACAACGATGCATCATTCAAGTCCATTTATAACGATGCAGTGAGTCATCGCTGTGCTTACCTTGGAAAGTCTAGAAAATAAACGTGGCGGTCGTAACTCAGGGGAGCGGGTTCTGACGAAATCATCTTCGCTAATTCCTCCTATATGGTAAATAAGAACGCTATGTACTATAAGCAAGACAAAATGTTTATTgcgttgtaaaaaaaaaaacaaaaaaaaacaatatttccTTTGGATTCTGTAGTATGAGACTACCTACCTGGTCAGGACGTGATAACAGACGCTTGTCATAAGTTTTGGAATGAACATGGCGAAATTGATGGATGCCGCTCAAACGTCGTAACAAAGTAAGGAGTGTTGTCGAACCACACTTGGGTACACGGTTGTAAAATAATCGCATGGAGGTCCGGGACGATACATCCTGGTTGTATACTGTTGTCCAGTATAACGTCGGACGAGCAAGGTACACGCACAAGGAGAGCATAACCAGGAGGATGACGCTGTGAAAAATTGCAGTTCTAAGCACACTTTCGTTTTTCAAATTTCGGACATTTGGATTATTATTTGGATATTAGATAACATACGCAATCGATTCTTAAAACGAGCTCGATTACGTGTCGCCACACATATAAGCAACTTGATTAACCTTATTCCAGGCTTAAATTCGATATATTGACCAATAAGGAATTGTCGTCTGCAGTTCCACAAAGATCGTCTGCGTTATTGCAAGTGGCAGACGACACTCCAAGTGGCAGACGACACTCCACTCACCTGCATATGGCCAGCCCTCGGGAACGGCACGTCATCGCGACATCTGGGACCGTTTCCAAAGCGTCTCCACGTCGCCTTGACGGAATATCAACTCAATTGATGTCCTACTCGACTGCTGGGGCGACGGCCTGCGGGACTCCCTCCACGAACTCTGTTCCCACACCCGTTCGCGTGCCGTGTCGAACGTCTGCGGCAAAACGGGAGGGAGACGCGAAAAATAAACGaataaacacaaacaaacaagcgaAACTCTCTTCCGGCTATGCGTTTTCGCATCTGGCACCCGTTTCCAAATTTATTGTACAGTTGAATGACGTATAGAAGGAGACAAAGTCGGAAGCTTTAACTAGCAGACGAATGTTACTTGCCCAGAAGGATCAGAAGTTCTGAGTCGAGACATCCGTTTTTACAGCGTGAACGGCATGCGTTGCAGAGCGTAATAGTAAAATAACAATAAGCTTTATATTCTATCGAGAGCTTGGTGGGAGGTGCAGGCAAAAAGCTACAAAGGTGAGACCAGCTGAGTGAGGCCTGTATAGTTGACATAAAGGAAGAAAACAAATATAGTATGGAAATCCAGCCGTGAAACACAAGGGAAACCAACAAAACATTTCAGTACGATTACCAAACATACACACATGCACAATATAGTATAcaagtagaatctcgatgatacgaatctcacggggtcgcggaaaaaaatcgtatcatccgaaattcgtatcaaacgaattaaaccaaaataaaaattgaggcaagaaaatagacagtgactgttcattttccgttactgtcaatgaaagaggtcggtggtggtggtgatggtgatagggcttgctgttgtcggcctcacgtatgtgggcaacgtcacgactgacgccctgggggaatatgcgtcctgggccgacttctaagggaaagaggggaaagaggtcggtggtgatagggcttgccgttgtcggcctcacgtatgtgggcaacgtcacgactgacgccctgggggaatgtgcgtcctgggccgacttctaaggggaagggaactgtgccgacatatgtctgaaagcgtctgaggaaaacccagga contains:
- the LOC135398917 gene encoding tyrosine-protein kinase Src42A-like isoform X1, giving the protein MGSCFSRSASKNSNKKETVQPPLDRGDVAQAASPINIVGVGPVTTHEPRAVHHLDMGRGSTPSAAAEAPETISGGTKVFVALYDYDARTDEDLSFKKGEHLEILNDTQGDWWFARSKATKQEGYIPSNYVAKLKSIEAEPWYFGKIKRIEAEKKLLLPENEHGAFLIRDSESRRNDFSLSVRDGDTVKHYRIRQLDEGGFFIARRTTFRTLQELVDHYSSDADGLCVNLRKPCVQGTLYRGVLQVEKPMTSGLSHSTRDQWEIERSSLKFVRKLGQGQFGEVWEGLWNNTTPVAIKTLKPGTMDPKDFLAEAQIMKKLRHPKLVQLYAVCTLEEPIYIITELMKHGSLLEFLQGKGRSLQLPQLVDMAAQIAAGMAYLEAQNYIHRDLAARNILVGDANVVKIADFGLARLIREDEYEARVGARFPIKWTAPEAANYSKFSIKSDVWSFGILLTELVTYGRIPYPGMTNAEVLHQVEHGYRMPCPPGCPPALYEIMLETWHKDPMKRPTFETLQWKLEDFFTMEGSEYKEASVAY
- the LOC135398919 gene encoding uronyl 2-sulfotransferase-like yields the protein MTCRSRGLAICSVILLVMLSLCVYLARPTLYWTTVYNQDVSSRTSMRLFYNRVPKCGSTTLLTLLRRLSGIHQFRHVHSKTYDKRLLSRPDQEELAKMISSEPAPLSYDRHVYFLDFPSFGLSPPSYINVLREPTERIASSFYYRHSVGRGNLSVAWRQKSLEDCIVQGHAECSFLEGQENHWALTVPFFCGQDPHCTLIQNTWALQKAKENIDQHYTVVGVLEELNSSLALLEERLPQFFRGARHVFREQRLHQNRNKNPIKRPVPTSVREMLRKNLSHEYDLYDFVQQRFRRQLQTYVEPTSLGLR
- the LOC135398917 gene encoding tyrosine-protein kinase Src42A-like isoform X2, with translation MGSCFSRSASKNSNKKETVQPPLDRGDVAQAASPINIVGVGPVTTHEPRAVHHLDMGRGSTPSAAAEAPETISGGTKVFVALYDYDARTDEDLSFKKGEHLEILNDTQGDWWFARSKATKQEGYIPSNYVAKLKSIEAEPWYFGKIKRIEAEKKLLLPENEHGAFLIRDSESRRNDFSLSVRDGDTVKHYRIRQLDEGGFFIARRTTFRTLQELVDHYSSDADGLCVNLRKPCVQVEKPMTSGLSHSTRDQWEIERSSLKFVRKLGQGQFGEVWEGLWNNTTPVAIKTLKPGTMDPKDFLAEAQIMKKLRHPKLVQLYAVCTLEEPIYIITELMKHGSLLEFLQGKGRSLQLPQLVDMAAQIAAGMAYLEAQNYIHRDLAARNILVGDANVVKIADFGLARLIREDEYEARVGARFPIKWTAPEAANYSKFSIKSDVWSFGILLTELVTYGRIPYPGMTNAEVLHQVEHGYRMPCPPGCPPALYEIMLETWHKDPMKRPTFETLQWKLEDFFTMEGSEYKEASVAY